A part of Miscanthus floridulus cultivar M001 chromosome 6, ASM1932011v1, whole genome shotgun sequence genomic DNA contains:
- the LOC136457621 gene encoding uncharacterized protein, which yields MMSTILRLVVAFLLPFLAIASAFDPFHQNMPQMDPKMAMGGGQPPFIPHEYVRSADVKRQCRPVLSSATELTFDANRANALMPELTFVKGDWKQDDGGVPLLPFDGTDVSSDNAAPDPLQLASFMLTHVDVGRRGKTALNVSGVLGVAVSRNGTGPVMGPYVSPELKVWPGSTELKILFEGVYTENGDGESVLCMVGNALLPRRGSDAGNPWDWAKNTGRDSFQPPVTKDENILLVLRYPMTLTLTTRAVRGELTSTNAKSDVAYFDAVHLLSQLGAYSNYKFGSEKLVDKACSAHPYRDDILGGGRGLYKGNSFCGILDRFTSEDVLAVVPNWRCNSTDAVCRRLGPLETDKAINATDGAFTDVSIVMQDVRCEPRNAPSGESSARVSAVFRAVPPWEHKYSAGKRSGLSGMTLSTEGVWRASTGQLCMVGCLGVGAKACHSRVCLYVQSTFTATRRSLTVGQITRVDGSGGVAHFPLTIKRTVHPMELWNRFGVSGGAPLSMAYNYTKVRQASEFLRRSETFQLGAALAKSLLSYPKKDDSLTDDAMGLSNLAGDLTLHVPAVPDPFPRERFERPFFQLEVLSLGSLVGRTSLAAKAVDFPGMPGELGGGKASSWTSSQPESTSTTSPQLAESSLLNVSAELSLSGSPYANVSRVFLEGVYNPVNGRMYLIGCRSIQATRQAFPTLKEVEDGMDCSIEMRVDYPPTTARWLINPTVKVHIASTRDPGDPLHFNATKLQTLPIMYREQRQDILSRRSVEGILRIATLAAAIAVELSQLMYIKANTDVMPYVSLVMLGVQAVGYSVPLITGAEALFARIAAGSDDVAVPPWYEVDKSSLYWTIDCIVKILILAAFLLTLRLAQKVARSRIRLLTRSPLEPGRVPSDRKVLVYSLGAHLVGFAVVLAAHYVNVYSRPVRDDGSYMDARGKTHALREWAVTLEEYIGMAQDFFLLPQVIGNVVWRINCRPLKKSYYVGVTAVRLLPHLYDYIKAPAINPYFAEEYEFVNTNLDFYSRFGDVAIPLVAVALGAAVYVQQRWNYKIISKTVKTQQKKLQHLGSRVYERLPSMSSGNFEAELVSGVNEGVGLRRDTSLS from the coding sequence ATGATGTCGACAATACTGCGGCTCGTAGTCGCGTTCTTGCTGCCGTTCCTTGCCATCGCCTCCGCATTTGATCCCTTCCACCAGAACATGCCGCAAATGGATCCAAAGATGGCGATGGGAGGTGGTCAGCCTCCCTTCATCCCGCACGAGTACGTCCGCTCCGCCGACGTCAAGCGGCAATGCCGGCCGGTGCTCTCCTCCGCCACCGAGCTCACGTTCGACGCCAACCGCGCCAACGCGCTCATGCCGGAGCTGACGTTCGTCAAGGGGGACTGGAAGCAGGACGACGGCGGCGTGCCGCTGCTGCCGTTCGACGGCACCGACGTGTCGAGCGACAACGCGGCGCCGGACCCGCTGCAGCTGGCCTCGTTCATGCTCACGCACGTCGACGTGGGGCGCCGAGGGAAGACGGCCCTCAACGTCAGCGGCGTGCTCGGCGTCGCCGTCTCCCGCAACGGCACCGGCCCGGTGATGGGGCCCTACGTGTCGCCCGAGCTCAAGGTGTGGCCCGGGAGCACCGAGCTTAAGATCCTCTTCGAGGGCGTGTACACCGagaacggcgacggcgagagcgTGCTCTGCATGGTCGGCAACGCCCTGCTCCCGAGGCGCGGTAGCGACGCCGGCAACCCGTGGGACTGGGCCAAGAACACCGGCCGCGACAGCTTCCAGCCGCCGGTCACCAAGGACGAAAACATACTGCTCGTGCTCCGGTACCCGATGACGCTGACGCTGACGACGCGCGCCGTGCGCGGCGAGCTGACGAGCACGAACGCCAAGTCGGACGTCGCGTACTTCGACGCCGTGCACCTGCTGTCGCAGCTGGGCGCCTACTCCAACTACAAGTTCGGCTCCGAGAAGCTCGTGGACAAAGCGTGCAGCGCGCACCCTTACCGCGACGACATCCTCGGCGGCGGCCGGGGCCTGTACAAGGGCAACTCCTTCTGCGGCATCCTCGACCGGTTCACGTCGGAGGACGTGCTCGCCGTCGTCCCGAACTGGCGGTGCAACTCCACGGACGCGGTCTGCCGAAGGCTCGGGCCGTTGGAGACGGACAAGGCGATCAACGCGACGGATGGTGCCTTCACGGACGTGAGCATCGTGATGCAGGACGTCCGGTGCGAGCCGAGGAACGCCCCGAGCGGCGAGAGCTCGGCGAGGGTGTCGGCCGTGTTCCGCGCCGTGCCCCCGTGGGAGCACAAGTACTCGGCGGGCAAGCGGAGCGGGCTCAGCGGCATGACCCTCTCGACCGAGGGAGTGTGGCGCGCGTCCACGGGGCAGCTCTGCATGGTGGGCTGCCTCGGCGTCGGCGCCAAGGCGTGCCACTCCCGCGTGTGCCTGTACGTGCAGTCCACCTTCACGGCCACGCGCCGCAGCCTCACAGTGGGGCAGATCACCCGCgtcgacggcagcggcggcgtcgCCCACTTCCCGCTCACGATCAAACGCAccgtgcacccgatggagctctgGAACCGGTTCGGAGTCTCCGGCGGCGCGCCACTGAGCATGGCGTACAACTACACGAAGGTGAGGCAGGCCAGCGAGTTCCTCAGGCGCAGTGAGACGTTCCAATTAGGGGCCGCCCTCGCCAAGTCGCTCCTGAGCTACCCGAAGAAAGACGACAGCCTCACCGACGACGCGATGGGCCTGTCCAACCTCGCTGGCGACCTCACCCTCCATGTCCCGGCCGTGCCGGACCCGTTCCCTCGTGAACGGTTCGAGCGGCCGTTCTTTCAGCTGGAGGTGCTCTCGCTCGGATCACTCGTCGGCCGTACATCGCTGGCGGCGAAGGCTGTGGACTTTCCCGGAATGCCCGGCGAGCTCGGAGGGGGTAAAGCATCTTCTTGGACGTCGTCGCAGCCAGAGTCCACGTCGACGACGTCGCCGCAGCTAGCAGAGTCCTCTCTCCTCAACGTGTCTGCGGAGCTCTCGCTTTCCGGGAGCCCTTATGCGAACGTGTCGAGAGTATTCTTGGAAGGCGTGTACAATCCGGTGAATGGCCGGATGTACCTGATCGGCTGCCGAAGCATTCAGGCGACTCGGCAAGCCTTCCCGACGCTGAAAGAGGTCGAGGACGGCATGGACTGCTCGATCGAGATGAGGGTGGATTACCCGCCGACGACGGCGCGGTGGCTGATCAACCCCACGGTGAAGGTGCACATCGCCAGCACGCGCGACCCCGGCGACCCGCTGCACTTCAACGCGACGAAGCTCCAGACGCTGCCGATCATGTACCGGGAGCAGCGGCAGGACATCCTGTCCCGGCGCAGCGTCGAGGGGATCCTCCGCATCGCGACGCTGGCGGCGGCCATCGCCGTGGAGCTGAGCCAACTGATGTACATCAAGGCGAACACGGACGTGATGCCGTACGTGTCGCTGGTGATGCTGGGCGTGCAGGCGGTCGGATACAGCGTGCCCCTGATCACCGGCGCCGAGGCCCTGTTCGCCCGCATCGCCGCGGGCTCCGACGACGTCGCCGTGCCGCCGTGGTACGAGGTGGACAAGAGCAGCCTGTACTGGACCATCGACTGCATCGTCAAGATCCTCATCCTCGCCGCGTTCCTGCTGACGCTCCGGCTGGCGCAGAAGGTAGCGCGGTCGCGCATCCGGCTGCTCACGCGGTCGCCGCTGGAGCCCGGACGCGTGCCGAGCGACCGGAAGGTGCTCGTCTACAGCCTCGGAGCGCACCTGGTGGGCTTCGCGGTGGTCCTGGCGGCGCACTACGTGAACGTGTACAGCCGGCCGGTGCGGGACGACGGGTCGTACATGGACGCGCGCGGGAAGACGCACGCGCTGCGGGAGTGGGCGGTGACGCTGGAGGAGTACATTGGCATGGCGCAGGACTTCTTCCTGCTCCCGCAGGTGATCGGCAACGTGGTGTGGCGGATCAACTGCAGGCCGCTGAAGAAGAGCTACTACGTCGGCGTGACGGCGGTGCGGCTGCTGCCGCACCTGTACGACTACATCAAGGCGCCGGCCATCAACCCCTACTTCGCCGAGGAGTACGAGTTCGTGAACACGAACCTGGACTTCTACTCCCGGTTCGGCGACGTGGCGATCCCGCTCGTGGCCGTCGCTCTGGGCGCCGCCGTGTACGTGCAGCAGCGGTGGAACTACAAAATCATCAGCAAGACCGTGAAGACGCAGCAGAAGAAGCTGCAGCACCTCGGGTCCAGGGTGTACGAGCGGCTGCCGTCCATGTCGTCGGGGAACTTCGAGGCCGAGCTTGTGTCCGGCGTCAACGAGGGCGTGGGCTTGCGGAGGGACACCAGCTTGAGCTGA
- the LOC136457620 gene encoding transcription factor NIGTH1-like, with protein sequence MASSPSDLTLDYKPNGNGAAYAVTIPKPPQEPLVDGHHHHHHHLTTAEQATQKLREFLACLEEERLKIDAFKRELPLCMQLLNHAMESYRQQLEAYQMGSLQGAPARPLVLEEFMPLKNIRIDTDAADKMGNPPSEKASWMESAQLWNGPAAAADVAAKGPQTPKESSEHPLPIDTLCAHDAAVGQRNGGAFLPFAKDKTASAAEGAALPELALAPTDKDAADADRKPYLDAGSNNGVLGARRDVAQNGVKSAPNAPEGQQAAPPPQTHRKARRCWSPELHRRFVNALQILGGAQVATPKQIRELMKVDGLTNDEVKSHLQKYRLHTRRPMPAAAPATAAPQLVVLGGIWVPPEYATQAAGQAIYGAHPATQPHYTAAVAAAQEYYPSPAAVHHHLQHHPAAAASMVHRAAAAAPPQQQAAYKAEAAMAGSPPGSEGRGSAGGGSVGGGGGGRERSESIEEEGEGEEREEEEDDDDDDMAAAKADAEEAAAGAGVVAKY encoded by the exons ATGGCTTCTTCGCCGTCCGACCTAACCCTAGACTACAAGCCCAACGGCAACGGCGCCGCGTACGCAGTGACGATCCCGAAGCCGCCGCAGGAGCCGCTCGTggacggccaccaccaccaccaccaccatctgaCGACGGCGGAGCAGGCGACGCAGAAGCTCCGGGAGTTCCTCGCCTGCCTGGAGGAGGAACGGCTCAAGATCGACGCCTTCAAGCGCGAGCTCCCGCTCTGCATGCAGCTCCTCAACCACG CCATGGAGTCGTACAGGCAGCAGCTGGAGGCGTACCAGATGGGGAGCCTGCAGGGCGCGCCGGCGAGGCCGCTGGTGCTCGAGGAGTTCATGCCGCTCAAGAACATCCGGATCGACACAGACGCCGCCGACAAGATGGGGAACCCGCCGTCGGAGAAGGCGAGCTGGATGGAGTCGGCGCAGCTCTGGAACgggcccgcggcggcggcggacgtggCGGCCAAGGGGCCGCAGACGCCCAAGGAGAGCTCGGAGCACCCGCTCCCGATCGACACGCTCTGCGCGCACGACGCCGCGGTCGGGCAGCGTAACGGCGGCGCGTTCCTCCCGTTCGCCAAGGACAAGACCGCGTCCGCAGCGGAAGGCGCGGCGCTGCCGGAGCTCGCCCTCGCGCCCACGGACAAAGACGCTGCCGACGCTGACAGGAAGCCGTACCTCGACGCCGGCAGCAACAACGGCGTCCTGGGCGCACGGAGAGACGTCGCGCAGAACGGGGTCAAGTCGGCGCCGAACGCGCCCGAAGGGCAGCAGGCGGCGCCACCGCCGCAGACGCACCGCAAGGCGCGCCGGTGCTGGTCGCCGGAGCtgcaccgccgcttcgtcaatgCCCTCCAGATCCTCGGCGGCGCTCAAG TGGCGACCCCGAAGCAGATCCGCGAGCTGATGAAGGTGGATGGATTGACCAATGATGAGGTGAAAAGCCATCTCCAG AAGTACAGGCTGCACACGCGGAGGCCGATGccagcggcggcgccggcgaccGCGGCGCCGCAGCTGGTGGTCCTGGGCGGCATCTGGGTCCCACCGGAGTACGCAACGCAGGCGGCGGGCCAGGCCATCTACGGCGCGCACCCGGCGACGCAGCCGCACtacacggcggcggtggcggcggcgcaggAGTACTACCCGTCCCCCGCCGCGGTGCACCACCACCTGCAGCACCACCCGGCGGCCGCCGCCTCCATGGTGCACCGTGCGGCCGCGGcagcgccgccgcagcagcaggccGCGTACAAGGCGGAGGCGGCAATGGCGGGCTCGCCGCCGGGATCGGAGGGGCGGGGCAGCGCCGGAGGAGGCAgtgtcggcggcggcggaggcggtagGGAGAGGTCGGAGAGCATCGAGGAGGAAGGCGAGGGCGaggagcgggaggaggaggaggacgacgacgacgacgacatggcGGCCGCCAAGGCCGACGCCGAGGAGGCCGCCGCCGGTGCAGGAGTCGTCGCCAAGTACTAA
- the LOC136457617 gene encoding synaptotagmin-5-like produces the protein MLFLSRDSITWPVRKVIPIIPGDYSDLELKPVGTLEVKLVQARDLTNKDLIGKSDPFAIVYVRLLPDKMKRSKTINNDLNSIWNEHFEFTVEDADTQSVTVKIYDDGIQESELIGCAQVRLKDLQPGKLKDV, from the exons ATGTTGTTTCTTTCTAGAGATTCGATTACATGGCCAGTAAGGAAAGTCATTCCTATTATACCTGGGGATTACAG TGATCTGGAACTGAAGCCTGTTGGTACCTTGGAAGTCAAGCTTGTGCAGGCAAGAGATTTGACAAACAAAGATCTGATAGGAAAATCGGATCCTTTTGCCATTGTATATGTACGCCTATTACCAGACAAAATGAAGAGAAGTAAAACAATT AACAATGATCTGAACTCTATCTGGAATGAACACTTTGAGTTTACTGTTGAAGATGCTGATACTCAGAGTGTAACCGTGAAGATTTATGATGATGGCATTCAAGAATCTGAATTGATTGGCTGTGCTCAAGTCAGGCTGAAGGATCTACAACCAGGCAAATTGAAGGATGTCTAG